The bacterium DNA segment ATGTTGATCATTCGCTTGATGATGGCATAATTCAGTGTGCAATTCCTCCTCCGACTTTTTTGGGGAAAGGACGAGAGGCGGGATTGTTTCTTTTGTCGTGCGGTGAAAATCCTGATGTTGCGGCGATGAGGGTCCCATGTCGGATACCCATACCCGGGTGCTGGTCGTCGAGGGCGAGAGCAAGCTCCGGCGGGTGATTGCCTCGATGCTATACGGCGCGGGGATGAAAACCGTCTACAGCGTTCCCGACGGCAAGCAGGCCCAGGAAATTCTGATGAGCAAGGCGGTGGACTTCGTCCTCTGCGACTGGAGCGCACCGGAGCTGCCGGGGATGGATATTCTCCAGAAAATCCGGAATACCGAACTGCACCGGTTCATGCCGTTCCTGATGATGAGCCGTGTGGGCCAGCTCGATGAGGAAGATCAGCTGGCCGCCCATGACTACGATGTGGATGGGATGGTCTTCAAGCCCATCAACCAGAACGAACTCGAAGATACGATCAAAAGCGCCGTCAACAACTACAACGGCAATGTGGAGATATTCACCCATCTGACGCGCGCCAGCGCCCTGGCGGACATCGGCTTCCACGGCGAGGCGCGCGCAGAGCTGGCCGCGGCCCAGGAGAAAAAACCGGACTGGTCCCGCGTGTGGACGGAATCGGGGGATGTCTTCACCGCGATGAGGGCCATGCCCGAGGCCAAGCAGTGCTACAAAAAAGCCATTGATACGGACAGCAAGTATACCCGGTCCTTCGACAAGCTGGCGCTGATCATGAAGATGGAGGGGAAGGAAAAAGAGGCCATCCGCTTCTACGAGATGGCCTCCGAGATCAGCCCCCGGAACAAAACGCGCCAGTATGCCCTGGCGAAGGCCTATTTCGAGAGAGGCGAGGTCGAGAGCGCGGTGAAGGCCGTTCACACCGCGCTGGAGGGCGACAAGGACACCTCAACCCGGAGCGCCGAGGCCGCGGAATTTTTCCTGGCGGCGGGCCGGCCCGATCTGGCCGAGACGGAATTCGGGGTTGCCCCTCAGGCCGATCCGCAGAACGTCAGCCATTTCAACCGGCTGGGCATCGCCTTCCG contains these protein-coding regions:
- a CDS encoding tetratricopeptide repeat protein; this encodes MSDTHTRVLVVEGESKLRRVIASMLYGAGMKTVYSVPDGKQAQEILMSKAVDFVLCDWSAPELPGMDILQKIRNTELHRFMPFLMMSRVGQLDEEDQLAAHDYDVDGMVFKPINQNELEDTIKSAVNNYNGNVEIFTHLTRASALADIGFHGEARAELAAAQEKKPDWSRVWTESGDVFTAMRAMPEAKQCYKKAIDTDSKYTRSFDKLALIMKMEGKEKEAIRFYEMASEISPRNKTRQYALAKAYFERGEVESAVKAVHTALEGDKDTSTRSAEAAEFFLAAGRPDLAETEFGVAPQADPQNVSHFNRLGIAFRRQKKYKEAVENYKKAITYSPNDAILYYNMAWALIATKEHSQAAVACRRAIRLEPEFKEAQDLLKKLQPAVKAATSDSAV